One Tenebrio molitor chromosome 2, icTenMoli1.1, whole genome shotgun sequence genomic region harbors:
- the Pcd gene encoding pterin-4-alpha-carbinolamine dehydratase has product MSVMISRLAAVRSARTVLDNDFHSFHHNLRTISLSADQFVQNKDKSKMAGKLTEEQRKTDLEPLLKSGWTIVNNRDAIYKEFLFKNFNEAFSFMTRVALLAEKMDHHPEWFNVYNKIQVTLSSHDVNGLSSRDVKLAKFMEQAAGLFK; this is encoded by the exons ATGAGCGTTATGATTTCTCGTCTTGCGGCTGTGCGGTCCGCAAGAACTGTCCTAGATAATGACTTTCACTCGTTCCACCACAACCTCCGCACCATATCCTTGAGCGCCGATCAGTTCGTACAAAACAAAGATAAATCAAAAATG GCTGGAAAATTAACGGAAGAACAACGCAAAACCGACCTGGAGCCATTACTGAAAAGCGGCTGGACAATCGTCAACAACCGAGATGCCATTTACAAAGAATTcctcttcaaaaattttaacgaG GCGTTTTCTTTCATGACTCGCGTTGCTCTTTTGGCCGAAAAGATGGACCACCATCCCGAGTGGTTCAACGTGTACAACAAGATTCAAGTTACTTTGTCTTCCCACGACGTCAACGGCCTGAGCAGTCGGGACGTCAAGCTGGCCAAGTTCATGGAACAAGCCGCCGGTTTGTTCAAATAA
- the Srr gene encoding L-threonine ammonia-lyase isoform X2, with amino-acid sequence MVQLKSTEALNGKDDMREGFCCDSSNLHACCHKEFNGSMHRSSDYKLEDPSCNPESPLKVTFEEITSAAYKIKSGIVNTPCTRSHMSNLTGMDIYLKKDFLQNTGSFKERGARYAMLMLSPERRQKGVIAASLGNHAQAVCYHGHLLGIPVTVVMPIIAPIMKIQKCKEYKANVIMDGKDMAEARKIAIKMAKDRGYTYINGYDHPQIIAGQGTIALEIMEQVQDIDAIVVPTGGGGLLAGVAVAVKNLNPDIKIIGVESERCASFSMAMESEKPVATPIEGTLADGLAVPMVGYNAWETAKSLVDKMVVVKEEWIAVAILRMVELEKCVVEGAGAVGLAAILAGQLNEFKGKRVVLILSGGNIDTTILGRCLERGLAADGRLVKFKVTVSDRPGGISELCKVIGSIGVSIKDVIHERAWVTSDVFSVEVKVVCETRDYAHSLELRDLLLARYKKVKFDDIPENMAAAPTVEP; translated from the exons ATGGTTCAATTAAAGTCAACTGAGGCTCTTAATGGGAAA GACGATATGCGGGAAGGCTTCTGTTGTGATTCGAGCAATCTGCACGCTTGTTGTCACAAAGAATTCAATGGTAGCATGCACCGATCAAGCGACTACAAACTGGAAGACCCCAGTTGCAACCCCGAGTCACCCTTGAAGGTCACCTTCGAAGAGATCACGTCGGCGGCTTACAAAATCAAATCGGGAATTGTGAACACACCGTGCACG CGCTCTCACATGTCCAACCTGACCGGAATGGATATCTACCTGAAAAAAGACTTCTTGCAAAACACCGGAAG CTTTAAGGAGAGGGGGGCGAGGTATGCCATGCTGATGCTGTCTCCAGAGCGGCGGCAAAAAGGAGTGATCGCTGCTTCGCTGGGTAACCATGCGCAAGCAGTTTGTTACCATGGACACCTCTTGGGAATCCCCGTGACGGTGGTCATGCCCATAATAGCCCCCATTATGAAGATACAGAAGTGCAAAGAGTACAAGGCCAATGTGATCATGGACGGGAAGGACATGGCCGAGGCGAGGAAAATCGCCATCAAGATGGCCAAGGACAGAGGGTACACTTATATAAACGG ATATGACCATCCGCAGATTATCGCCGGTCAAGGCACCATAGCGCTGGAGATAATGGAACAGGTGCAAGACATCGACGCTATTGTTGTGCCCACCGGGGGCGGCGGTCTCTTAGCTGGTGTGGCAGTCGCCGTGAAGAACCTCAACCCCGACATAAAAATCATC GGCGTAGAGTCTGAGAGGTGTGCTAGTTTCTCCATGGCGATGGAGTCCGAGAAGCCGGTGGCGACGCCCATCGAAGGTACCCTCGCCGATGGGCTGGCGGTGCCCATGGTGGGCTACAACGCGTGGGAAACGGCGAAATCCCTGGTCGACAAAATGGTGGTCGTGAAGGAAGAATGGATCGCGGTGGCCATCTTGAGGATGGTGGAACTGGAAAAATGCGTGGTGGAGGGCGCCGGCGCCGTCGGCTTGGCCGCGATCCTGGCAGGACAGCTGAACGAGTTCAAAGGAAAAAG GGTGGTGTTGATTTTGAGCGGTGGCAACATCGACACCACCATCTTGGGTCGCTGCTTGGAAAGAGGGCTCGCCGCGGACGGCAGACTGGTCAAGTTTAAGGTCACGGTGAGCGACAGACCCGGCGGGATATCGGAACTGTGCAAAGTGATCGGCTCGATTGGAGTCTCCATCAAAGACGTGATCCACGAGAGGGCGTGGGTCACTTCCGACGTCTTCAGCGTTGAG GTGAAGGTGGTGTGCGAGACACGAGATTACGCGCACAGCCTCGAATTGAGAGATCTACTCTTGGCTCGTTACAAAAAGGTGAAATTCGACGACATACCGGAGAATATGGCGGCTGCGCCGACGGTCGAGCCGTGA
- the LOC138124531 gene encoding coiled-coil domain-containing protein 86: MAKTGKKNVENEEKSSENLSKKSKMLEKEDIPRGKPKSGRFWKNEKKKFSSVIKTRGIRSSFEKKQALRQELKRIKEASRAALAEKEEQKEQKKQRRRDNLKRQEDNRKKSEVVQVITNTKKIKNMKKKQLRYIEKRDTLNL, from the exons ATGGCCAAGACTGGtaagaaaaatgtagaaaacgAGGAAAAGTCGAGTGAAAATCTTTCCAAAAA GTCTAAGATGTTGGAAAAGGAAGACATTCCGAGAGGAAAACCTAAATCGGGAAGGTTTTGGAAAAACGAGAAGAAAAAATTCTCGTCCGTAATAAAAACCAGAGGAATTAGAAGCTCATTTGAGAAAAAACAGGCATTAAGGCAGGAATTGAAGAGAATTAAAGAAGCAAGTAGAGCCGCGCTGGCAGAGAAAGAGGAACAAAAAGAACAGAAGAAACAGAGACGACGGGACAATTTAAAACGGCAGGAAGATAATCGCAAAAAATCGGAAGTAGTACAAGTCATAACGAACACAAAAAAGATAAAGAACATGAAAAAGAAACAGCTTAGGTATATTGAAAAAAGAGACACTCTCAATTTATAg
- the Srr gene encoding L-threonine ammonia-lyase isoform X1, with the protein MENYVYSSEASEESDCNDDMREGFCCDSSNLHACCHKEFNGSMHRSSDYKLEDPSCNPESPLKVTFEEITSAAYKIKSGIVNTPCTRSHMSNLTGMDIYLKKDFLQNTGSFKERGARYAMLMLSPERRQKGVIAASLGNHAQAVCYHGHLLGIPVTVVMPIIAPIMKIQKCKEYKANVIMDGKDMAEARKIAIKMAKDRGYTYINGYDHPQIIAGQGTIALEIMEQVQDIDAIVVPTGGGGLLAGVAVAVKNLNPDIKIIGVESERCASFSMAMESEKPVATPIEGTLADGLAVPMVGYNAWETAKSLVDKMVVVKEEWIAVAILRMVELEKCVVEGAGAVGLAAILAGQLNEFKGKRVVLILSGGNIDTTILGRCLERGLAADGRLVKFKVTVSDRPGGISELCKVIGSIGVSIKDVIHERAWVTSDVFSVEVKVVCETRDYAHSLELRDLLLARYKKVKFDDIPENMAAAPTVEP; encoded by the exons ATGGAAAATTACGTTTATTCCAGTGAGGCTTCAGAGGAGTCGGACTGTAAT GACGATATGCGGGAAGGCTTCTGTTGTGATTCGAGCAATCTGCACGCTTGTTGTCACAAAGAATTCAATGGTAGCATGCACCGATCAAGCGACTACAAACTGGAAGACCCCAGTTGCAACCCCGAGTCACCCTTGAAGGTCACCTTCGAAGAGATCACGTCGGCGGCTTACAAAATCAAATCGGGAATTGTGAACACACCGTGCACG CGCTCTCACATGTCCAACCTGACCGGAATGGATATCTACCTGAAAAAAGACTTCTTGCAAAACACCGGAAG CTTTAAGGAGAGGGGGGCGAGGTATGCCATGCTGATGCTGTCTCCAGAGCGGCGGCAAAAAGGAGTGATCGCTGCTTCGCTGGGTAACCATGCGCAAGCAGTTTGTTACCATGGACACCTCTTGGGAATCCCCGTGACGGTGGTCATGCCCATAATAGCCCCCATTATGAAGATACAGAAGTGCAAAGAGTACAAGGCCAATGTGATCATGGACGGGAAGGACATGGCCGAGGCGAGGAAAATCGCCATCAAGATGGCCAAGGACAGAGGGTACACTTATATAAACGG ATATGACCATCCGCAGATTATCGCCGGTCAAGGCACCATAGCGCTGGAGATAATGGAACAGGTGCAAGACATCGACGCTATTGTTGTGCCCACCGGGGGCGGCGGTCTCTTAGCTGGTGTGGCAGTCGCCGTGAAGAACCTCAACCCCGACATAAAAATCATC GGCGTAGAGTCTGAGAGGTGTGCTAGTTTCTCCATGGCGATGGAGTCCGAGAAGCCGGTGGCGACGCCCATCGAAGGTACCCTCGCCGATGGGCTGGCGGTGCCCATGGTGGGCTACAACGCGTGGGAAACGGCGAAATCCCTGGTCGACAAAATGGTGGTCGTGAAGGAAGAATGGATCGCGGTGGCCATCTTGAGGATGGTGGAACTGGAAAAATGCGTGGTGGAGGGCGCCGGCGCCGTCGGCTTGGCCGCGATCCTGGCAGGACAGCTGAACGAGTTCAAAGGAAAAAG GGTGGTGTTGATTTTGAGCGGTGGCAACATCGACACCACCATCTTGGGTCGCTGCTTGGAAAGAGGGCTCGCCGCGGACGGCAGACTGGTCAAGTTTAAGGTCACGGTGAGCGACAGACCCGGCGGGATATCGGAACTGTGCAAAGTGATCGGCTCGATTGGAGTCTCCATCAAAGACGTGATCCACGAGAGGGCGTGGGTCACTTCCGACGTCTTCAGCGTTGAG GTGAAGGTGGTGTGCGAGACACGAGATTACGCGCACAGCCTCGAATTGAGAGATCTACTCTTGGCTCGTTACAAAAAGGTGAAATTCGACGACATACCGGAGAATATGGCGGCTGCGCCGACGGTCGAGCCGTGA
- the Fntb gene encoding protein farnesyltransferase subunit beta produces MSKLLSLRSIEDIKKQRYRDEGVVTVTSLEQGEVEEAVYKKLYDLSLRIKVNPNLPELLQETHKCYLLDCLIYLSSGYQSLDASRPWLCYWILHALALMEIKTDEKLKSAVAQFLGKCQSPNGGFGGGPGHLPHLAATYAAVNALVTLGTEEAYNIINREKLQQFLWSMKQPDGSFCMHRDGEVDIRGVYCALAVASLTNLLSEELCRGTPEWIVSCQTYEGGFSGCPGMEAHGGYAFCGLSALIIMGKGHLCDLQALLRWTVNRQMKLEGGFQGRTNKLVDGCYSFWQGAAFPLIYSLMAEEGVRVTDHLFDERALQEYILTCCQHPQGGLLDKPGKHRDIYHTSYTLSGLSVAQHFMSGLHILGDTDNELACTHPVYNIRPDHVRKAMIYFSNLGVPNSHSSNNGT; encoded by the exons ATGTCTAAATTATTGAGTCTTAGGTCAATTGAAGACATCAAAAAACAGAGGTATAGAGATGAGGGGGTCGTCACGGTGACATCACTCGAACAG GGAGAAGTCGAGGAGGCCGTTTACAAAAAGCTCTACGATCTGAGCTTACGAATAAAAGTGAACCCAAATCTGCCAGAGCTGCTGCAAGAAACGCACAAATGCTACTTGCTAGACTGTCTAATTTACCTTTCGTCTGGTTACCAG TCGTTAGATGCGAGCCGACCATGGCTGTGCTATTGGATTTTACACGCATTGGCGTTAATGGAGATCAAAACAGATGAAAAGCTGAAAAGCGCAGTTGCGCAATTTTTAGGAAA ATGCCAGAGCCCCAACGGGGGTTTTGGAGGTGGACCCGGGCACCTCCCTCACTTGGCAGCTACATACGCGGCAGTAAACGCTTTGGTAACTTTGGGTACTGAAGAGGCCTACAACATCATAAACAG AGAGAAGCTGCAACAGTTTCTGTGGAGCATGAAGCAACCAGACGGCTCGTTCTGCATGCACCGTGATGGAGAAGTCGATATTCGCGGCGTCTATTGCGCTTTAGCCGTAGCTAGTCTTACCAATTTGTTGTCAGAGGAGTTGTGTAGAGGCACGCCCGAGTGGATAGTTAG CTGTCAAACATACGAAGGTGGATTCTCTGGTTGTCCTGGTATGGAAGCTCATGGGGGTTACGCCTTTTGTGGCCTATCCGCGCTTATTATAATGGGAAAGGGTCATTTGTGCGACTTGCAGGCGTTGTTG AGGTGGACTGTCAACAGACAAATGAAGCTTGAGGGGGGTTTTCAAGGACGGACGAACAAACTGGTCGATGGTTGCTATTCCTTCTGGCAGGGAGCAGCTTTTCCATTAATTTATAGTCTGATGGCTGAAG AGGGCGTCCGCGTCACTGATCatctcttcgacgagagggcGCTGCAAGAATACATTCTGACATGCTGTCAACACCCCCAAGGGGGCCTGTTGGACAAGCCTGGCAAACACAGAGATATTTACCACACTTCCTATACTCTGAGCGGCTTGTCGGTCGCTCAACATTTCATGAGCGGTCTGCACATTCTCGGAGATACCGATAACGAGCTGGCTTGTACGCATCCAGTGTACAACATCAGACCAGATCATGTCAGAAAagctatgatttatttcaGTAATCTAGGTGTACCAAATAGCCATTCTAGCAACAACGGCACGTGA